A portion of the Oncorhynchus nerka isolate Pitt River linkage group LG27, Oner_Uvic_2.0, whole genome shotgun sequence genome contains these proteins:
- the cd59a gene encoding CD59 glycoprotein, with product MNNYSGICLVFCFAIFGLGSAIRCVKCKDYTGSCTKSQDCSYEDACLTLTERGGQTYRQCVKYSDCDYNRLAQMFPAVPNFYFNCCTGDLCNGATSIGTGKPLLGLLASLAVMWWCMH from the exons ATGAACAATTATTCTGGGATATGCTTAGTGTTCTGTTTTGCAATATTTGGATTGG GATCTGCCATCCGCTGTGTCAAATGCAAGGATTACACAGGGAGCTGCACAAAATCACAGGACTGCAGTTATGAGGATGCCTGCCTGACACTGACTGAGAGAG GGGGACAGACGTATCGGCAGTGCGTCAAGTACTCTGACTGCGACTACAATCGACTGGCCCAGATGTTCCCAGCTGTACCAAACTTCTACTTCAACTGTTGCACCGGTGATCTATGCAACGGAGCCACATCCATTGGCACTGGCAAGCCCTTGCTGGGCCTTCTTGCCTCATTGGCAGTGATGTGGTGGTGCATGCACTAA